The sequence TTTTTCTGCATCGACGCATCTCAGGGCACTCGCGGGATTTAATGAGATTGACTCCTATATTGATATGATTTCGGGTATTGTGCCCAAACAACCAGACGTCAGATGTGGTTTTTACCTGCGTTCCTTCAACCAGGTTTTTGTTTCCCCGGATATGGTGATTGAGAAATGATTCGTTGGATAACTGATTACATTGGGACTGCGCCCTACCTGGAGGCCGTGTCTGAAAAGGAGGATTATGAAATTCTTGACGTTCGTAACCTTGTGGATAAGCAGGGCAACAATAATTCCGAAGTTGATTTGAAAATAAAGCAGGGATTGGAATGCTTGTACACTGGGAAAAAATTACTAGTGTGTTGTGACTACGGTATGTCTCGTAGCAACAGTATTGCAGCCGGTATACTATCGACTTATGAAAAAATATCGATATTTGATGCTATTCGTACAGTGATTGAAAGGACAGGGGAAAAAGAGATTAAGTTACCCATGATAAATTCGGTCATATCCTGGAGCGGGTACAATGTGAATGAATCAAGAGATGCTATTCTGGTAACTGGAAGCAAGGGTTTCATAGGGTCTAAACTGATGGAAAGACTCGATGACCTAAATGTCACAGCACCCCCGAGTGACGAACTCGATTTGTCTAAAGATCGCGTCGAATTGGATTTATTGTTAAAAGAGAATAATATCGGTACATTAGTTCATTTGGCCAATCCCCGCAAGAATACAACCTATGATGCATTGGGTCAGTCGCTCAGTATGCTGAAGGTTGTACTAGATGCTTGTTTAGCAAATAATGTCCGCCTAGTTTACGTAAGTAGCTGGATTATATATGAGGGATACAAGGGAGATATATTGGCTGATGAGAACACAGCGATGATTTCCAAATCAAATTATGGAGACCTTAGAGTGCTATCGGAGAAACTGATCGGTATGTATCTTCAACGCGGGTTGAAATTGATGATGATTCGTGCATGT comes from Methanomassiliicoccaceae archaeon and encodes:
- a CDS encoding NAD-dependent epimerase/dehydratase family protein, whose translation is MSEKEDYEILDVRNLVDKQGNNNSEVDLKIKQGLECLYTGKKLLVCCDYGMSRSNSIAAGILSTYEKISIFDAIRTVIERTGEKEIKLPMINSVISWSGYNVNESRDAILVTGSKGFIGSKLMERLDDLNVTAPPSDELDLSKDRVELDLLLKENNIGTLVHLANPRKNTTYDALGQSLSMLKVVLDACLANNVRLVYVSSWIIYEGYKGDILADENTAMISKSNYGDLRVLSEKLIGMYLQRGLKLMMIRACSVYGIEKDVPKFIWNFIDKASKNETINTHEYINGNPKLDLINVNDLADVLEICVRSKDTGIFNIGGNKTQSTNEIAQLIIDHLRSDSRIVSTKIDDYVANVQMDTTAFSNRYHWEPKRYLGFEIDSMIKKYLGNPNG